The following are from one region of the Actinoplanes sp. L3-i22 genome:
- the ung gene encoding uracil-DNA glycosylase, which produces MNLTELLPAPWRAELAPFLDEKATAALGEFVAAEYAEHTVYPPVEDLFSAYRLCLPEQTRVLILGQDPYHGAGQAHGLSFSVRDGVRVPPSLRNVFKELAEDVNIAPPKSGNLTGWAEQGVLLLNAVLTVRATKAASHANKGWETFTDATIRALNERDERVVFMLWGNYAKKKAALVTNPVHAVLEAGHPSPMNPAGFLGTRPFSAANKALADGGRPVINWDPRGTD; this is translated from the coding sequence GTGAACCTGACCGAGCTGCTTCCCGCGCCGTGGCGCGCCGAGCTGGCCCCCTTCCTGGACGAGAAGGCGACGGCCGCGCTGGGCGAGTTCGTCGCCGCGGAGTACGCCGAGCACACCGTCTACCCACCGGTGGAGGACCTGTTCTCGGCGTACCGGCTGTGCCTGCCGGAGCAGACCCGGGTGCTGATCCTGGGCCAGGACCCGTACCACGGGGCCGGCCAGGCGCACGGCCTGAGCTTCAGCGTGCGGGACGGGGTCCGGGTGCCCCCGTCGCTGCGCAACGTGTTCAAGGAGCTCGCCGAGGACGTCAACATCGCCCCGCCGAAGAGCGGCAACCTGACCGGCTGGGCCGAGCAGGGCGTGCTGCTGCTCAACGCGGTGCTCACGGTCCGGGCGACCAAGGCCGCCTCGCACGCGAACAAGGGCTGGGAGACGTTCACCGACGCGACCATCCGGGCGCTGAACGAGCGGGACGAGCGGGTCGTCTTCATGCTCTGGGGCAACTACGCGAAGAAGAAGGCGGCCCTGGTCACGAACCCGGTGCACGCCGTGCTGGAGGCCGGTCACCCGAGCCCGATGAACCCGGCCGGCTTCCTCGGCACCCGCCCGTTCAGCGCGGCGAACAAGGCGCTGGCGGACGGTGGCCGCCCGGTCATCAACTGGGATCCGCGGGGCACCGACTAG
- the tsaE gene encoding tRNA (adenosine(37)-N6)-threonylcarbamoyltransferase complex ATPase subunit type 1 TsaE, whose product MKLTTVEQTKAFGRRLAAVLRPGDLVLLAGPLGAGKTALAQGIGAGLGVRGPITSPTFVIARVHQGPVPMVHADAYRLGDRPDPRAEIDDLDLDASADEAVTVVEWGAGLVERLNDEYLLVRIDRLDDDTRVLELVPHGGDWARRLERM is encoded by the coding sequence GTGAAGCTGACCACCGTCGAGCAGACGAAGGCGTTCGGCCGCCGTCTCGCCGCCGTGCTGCGCCCCGGTGACCTGGTGCTGCTCGCCGGCCCGCTGGGGGCCGGCAAGACCGCCCTGGCCCAGGGCATCGGCGCCGGGCTGGGCGTGCGCGGGCCGATCACCTCGCCGACCTTCGTGATCGCCCGGGTGCACCAGGGCCCGGTCCCGATGGTGCACGCGGACGCGTACCGGTTGGGCGACCGCCCGGATCCGCGCGCCGAGATCGACGACCTGGACCTGGACGCCTCCGCCGACGAGGCGGTCACCGTGGTGGAGTGGGGCGCCGGCCTGGTCGAGCGACTGAACGACGAATATCTGCTGGTCCGTATCGACCGGCTGGACGACGACACCCGCGTGCTCGAACTGGTGCCGCACGGCGGCGACTGGGCCCGACGACTGGAGAGAATGTGA
- the alr gene encoding alanine racemase, with protein MWQAEVRVDLDAIRDNVATLRAGTSAEVLVAVKADGYGHGMVPAGRAAVAGGATWLGVATLDEALELRRGGIEARVLAWLLAPGLPLHEGVEAGIDLSAATPGLVGELVTAARRAGRPARVHLKLDTGLSRGGAVADEWPALFEAAAKAQAGGDLEVVGVWSHFACADEPGHESIDRQLAAFRAGLELAERYGLAPRYRHIANSAATLTRPDAHFDLVRVGIAAYGLSPIAGGSYGLRPAMTARARVTLTKRVPEGQGVSYGLTYHTDRETTLAVIPLGYGDGVPRHASSAGPVRIGAVTARIAGRVCMDQFVVDVGDAPVVVGDVATLFGEGGPSADDWAAATGTINYEIVTRFGSSRVPRVYTGEQA; from the coding sequence ATGTGGCAGGCCGAAGTCCGCGTCGATCTGGACGCCATCCGGGACAACGTCGCGACGCTGCGCGCCGGCACCTCCGCCGAGGTGCTGGTCGCCGTCAAAGCCGACGGCTATGGGCACGGCATGGTGCCGGCCGGCCGGGCCGCGGTGGCCGGCGGGGCGACCTGGCTCGGCGTGGCCACCCTGGACGAGGCGCTGGAGCTGCGCCGGGGCGGCATCGAGGCCCGCGTGCTGGCCTGGTTGCTCGCGCCCGGGCTGCCGCTGCACGAGGGCGTCGAGGCCGGCATCGACCTCAGCGCCGCCACGCCGGGCCTGGTCGGCGAGCTGGTCACGGCCGCGCGCCGGGCCGGGCGGCCGGCCCGGGTGCACCTCAAGCTGGACACCGGGCTGTCCCGGGGCGGCGCGGTCGCCGACGAGTGGCCGGCGCTGTTCGAGGCGGCGGCCAAGGCGCAGGCCGGCGGCGACCTGGAGGTGGTCGGCGTGTGGAGCCACTTCGCCTGCGCCGACGAGCCGGGCCACGAGTCGATCGACCGGCAGCTCGCCGCGTTCCGCGCCGGTCTGGAGCTCGCCGAGCGCTACGGGCTGGCCCCGCGCTATCGCCACATCGCCAACTCGGCGGCCACCCTGACCCGGCCGGACGCGCACTTCGACCTGGTCCGGGTCGGCATCGCGGCCTACGGTCTGTCGCCGATCGCCGGTGGGTCCTACGGCCTGCGGCCGGCGATGACCGCCCGGGCCCGGGTGACGCTGACCAAGCGGGTGCCCGAGGGGCAGGGCGTCTCCTACGGGCTGACCTATCACACCGATCGGGAGACCACCCTGGCCGTGATCCCGCTGGGCTACGGCGACGGGGTGCCCCGGCACGCGTCCAGCGCCGGGCCGGTGCGGATCGGGGCGGTCACCGCGCGGATCGCCGGGCGGGTCTGCATGGACCAGTTCGTGGTCGACGTCGGGGACGCGCCGGTCGTGGTCGGGGACGTGGCGACGCTCTTCGGCGAGGGCGGGCCGAGCGCGGACGACTGGGCCGCGGCGACCGGCACGATCAACTACGAGATCGTCACGCGGTTCGGCAGCAGCCGGGTGCCCCGGGTCTACACCGGGGAGCAGGCATGA
- the tsaB gene encoding tRNA (adenosine(37)-N6)-threonylcarbamoyltransferase complex dimerization subunit type 1 TsaB, with translation MLVLALDTATPASTAALVEVTADGLFGVAENRTVDPRAHGEKLAPGIAAVLAEAGVRPRDLTAIVAGLGPGPFTGLRVGLATAASMGQALGIPTYGVCSLDALGRAAGPGRVLIATDARRREVYFGTYVDGVRENGPDVAKPADVTINVDKAAGEGALKYDFGVPVEEHLLYPPGAALVALAADRIRAKAPGEILTPLYLRRPDAVEPAARKSVLT, from the coding sequence GTGCTCGTACTCGCTCTGGACACCGCCACGCCGGCCTCGACGGCGGCGCTCGTCGAGGTCACCGCCGACGGACTGTTCGGGGTGGCGGAGAACCGAACCGTCGACCCCCGCGCGCACGGCGAGAAGCTGGCGCCGGGGATCGCGGCGGTGCTCGCCGAGGCCGGCGTCCGGCCCCGGGATCTGACCGCGATCGTGGCCGGCCTGGGCCCGGGGCCGTTCACCGGCCTGCGGGTGGGCCTGGCCACGGCCGCGAGCATGGGGCAGGCGCTCGGGATCCCGACCTACGGCGTGTGCTCGCTCGACGCGCTGGGTCGCGCGGCCGGGCCGGGGCGGGTGCTGATCGCGACGGACGCGCGGCGCCGTGAGGTCTACTTCGGGACGTATGTTGACGGCGTACGGGAAAACGGTCCTGATGTTGCGAAGCCCGCGGATGTAACCATAAATGTGGACAAAGCCGCTGGCGAGGGCGCGCTGAAGTACGACTTCGGTGTGCCGGTGGAGGAGCACCTGCTCTACCCGCCGGGCGCCGCCCTCGTCGCGCTGGCCGCCGATCGGATCCGCGCGAAGGCGCCGGGCGAGATTCTCACCCCGCTCTACCTGCGCCGCCCGGACGCGGTCGAGCCGGCCGCCCGCAAGTCGGTGCTGACGTGA
- a CDS encoding NAD(P)H-hydrate dehydratase, producing MRQAWRVADVRAAEKTLMATVPEGALMQRAAAGLARRCALLLDDTGGVYGARVLLLVGSGDNGGDTLYAGAALARRGAQVRALLLSPDRVHLAGLAALRQAGGFTTADLPTRADLVLDGIVGIGASGGLRSAAAAIVDCLGDLRGRTGERPLIVAVDVPSGVRVDTGDVPGAAVTADVTVTFGCLKPAHVVGPAATRCGQIELVDIGLGPALVTDPAVRVAEAEDIAGWWPRPVATSDKYTRGVVGLATGSAGYPGAALLSTAGALAGPTGMVRYAGSAHREVVRAHPSVVAAPKVADAGRVQAWVCGSGLGTTEQARVELRSVLATALPVLLDADAITMLVGGAHATDLRRDAPLVLTPHDGEFKRLAGEAPGADRMAAAAKLAAWTNAVVLLKGDRTIVATPGGEIWANPTGSAALATAGSGDVLAGLLGSLLAAGLPAVRAAVAAAFVHGLAGRHAALDGPVTSAEVAAAVRPVLAGLLG from the coding sequence ATGCGGCAGGCGTGGCGGGTCGCGGACGTACGCGCGGCCGAGAAGACGCTGATGGCGACGGTGCCCGAGGGCGCGCTGATGCAGCGCGCCGCGGCCGGCCTGGCCCGGCGGTGCGCGCTGCTGCTGGACGACACCGGCGGCGTCTACGGCGCCCGGGTGCTGCTGCTGGTCGGCAGCGGGGATAACGGTGGCGACACGCTCTACGCCGGCGCCGCGCTGGCCCGCCGGGGCGCCCAGGTGCGCGCGCTGCTCCTCAGCCCGGACCGGGTGCACCTGGCCGGGCTCGCCGCGCTGCGCCAGGCCGGCGGGTTCACCACCGCCGACCTGCCGACCCGGGCCGACCTGGTGCTGGACGGGATCGTCGGGATCGGTGCGTCCGGGGGCCTGCGATCGGCGGCCGCGGCGATCGTGGACTGCCTCGGTGACCTGCGGGGGCGTACCGGGGAACGGCCGTTGATCGTCGCCGTCGACGTCCCCAGCGGGGTGCGCGTCGACACCGGTGACGTGCCCGGCGCCGCGGTCACCGCGGATGTCACGGTGACCTTCGGCTGCCTGAAGCCGGCCCACGTGGTCGGGCCGGCCGCGACCCGCTGCGGGCAGATCGAGCTGGTCGACATCGGGCTGGGCCCGGCGCTGGTCACCGATCCGGCGGTCCGGGTGGCGGAGGCCGAGGACATCGCCGGGTGGTGGCCGCGGCCGGTCGCGACCTCGGACAAGTACACCCGCGGCGTGGTCGGCCTGGCCACCGGCTCGGCCGGCTATCCGGGCGCGGCGCTGCTCTCCACGGCCGGGGCGCTGGCCGGCCCGACCGGGATGGTGCGGTACGCCGGCAGCGCCCACCGGGAGGTGGTCCGCGCCCACCCGTCGGTGGTCGCCGCGCCGAAGGTCGCCGACGCCGGCCGGGTGCAGGCCTGGGTCTGCGGCTCCGGGCTGGGCACCACCGAACAGGCCCGGGTCGAGCTGCGCAGTGTGCTGGCCACCGCGCTGCCGGTGCTGCTGGACGCGGACGCGATCACCATGCTGGTCGGCGGGGCGCACGCCACCGACCTGCGCCGGGACGCGCCGCTGGTGCTGACCCCGCACGACGGCGAGTTCAAGCGGCTGGCCGGGGAGGCGCCGGGCGCCGACCGGATGGCCGCCGCGGCGAAACTGGCCGCCTGGACGAACGCGGTGGTGCTGCTCAAGGGCGACCGGACGATCGTGGCGACCCCGGGCGGCGAGATCTGGGCGAACCCGACCGGCAGCGCGGCGCTGGCCACCGCGGGTAGCGGCGACGTGCTCGCCGGGCTGCTCGGCTCGCTGCTCGCGGCCGGTCTGCCGGCGGTCCGGGCGGCGGTGGCGGCCGCGTTCGTGCACGGTCTGGCCGGTCGGCACGCGGCCCTGGACGGGCCGGTGACCTCGGCCGAGGTGGCCGCCGCGGTCCGCCCGGTGCTGGCCGGGCTGCTGGGGTAG
- a CDS encoding holo-ACP synthase: protein MIVSVGIDVVLVDRFARALDRTPLLADRLFTEEERQNGSGSPRSPESLAGRFAAKEAVAKALGAPAGLRWHDCEIVTDPDGRPWLTVSGTVAAAASERGINRWHLSLSHDGGIASAMVVAEA, encoded by the coding sequence GTGATCGTGTCTGTCGGCATCGACGTCGTCCTGGTGGACCGCTTCGCCCGCGCCCTGGATCGGACCCCGCTGCTCGCGGATCGGCTGTTCACCGAGGAGGAGCGGCAGAACGGGTCGGGCAGCCCGCGTTCACCCGAGTCGCTGGCCGGGCGGTTCGCGGCGAAGGAGGCGGTGGCCAAGGCCCTCGGCGCGCCGGCCGGCCTGCGCTGGCACGACTGCGAGATCGTCACCGACCCGGACGGGCGGCCCTGGTTGACCGTTTCCGGTACGGTCGCCGCCGCCGCGTCCGAGCGCGGCATCAATCGATGGCACCTGTCGCTGTCGCACGACGGCGGCATCGCGTCCGCGATGGTGGTCGCGGAAGCCTAG
- the rimI gene encoding ribosomal protein S18-alanine N-acetyltransferase: protein MRIERFRWWHIEDVLPLEEDLFGPEKWSAAMFWNELAQRNYYIAALDDDALVGYAGLSVVDQEESWVQNIAVRRDAQQRGIGRALLEDLLAEVARQQVRRTLLEVAVDNHPAQKLYATYDFEPVGIRRGYYQPSNTDALVMMRDA from the coding sequence GTGAGGATCGAACGTTTCCGCTGGTGGCACATCGAGGACGTGCTCCCGCTGGAGGAGGACCTCTTCGGTCCGGAGAAGTGGTCCGCCGCGATGTTCTGGAACGAGCTGGCCCAGCGGAACTACTACATCGCCGCCCTGGACGACGACGCCCTGGTCGGTTATGCCGGATTGTCCGTTGTGGACCAGGAGGAGTCCTGGGTGCAGAACATCGCGGTCCGGCGGGACGCCCAGCAGCGGGGCATCGGCCGCGCCCTGCTGGAGGACCTGCTCGCCGAGGTCGCCCGGCAGCAGGTGCGGCGGACCCTGCTCGAGGTGGCGGTCGACAACCACCCGGCGCAGAAGCTCTACGCCACCTACGACTTCGAGCCGGTCGGCATCCGGCGCGGCTACTACCAACCCAGCAACACCGACGCCCTGGTGATGATGCGAGATGCGTGA
- a CDS encoding alpha/beta fold hydrolase — MSPSKAAKTAGIAGAVVGVAAAGLATAFAVERVLVRRSVNKPGDPYVDEPFGDQPFDEELTVTASDGTDLHVEIVNARAPEEPQARAEAPRPSSARRWLGRIKAEKPEKSETTDGTDEAAAPKPTIVFVHGFALDMGTFYFQRKALAERGDHRMVFYDQPGHGRSSKLQSGTYDIAALGRSLAAVLDATVPDGHIILVGHSMGGMTIMAFAEQFPEWFGNRVTGVVLMSTSAGLFDKATLGVSNVVARVSAPFFPLWDKAAKLGGGTIDRARVASSDLAWLLTRRYGFGESQPSPSLVTFVESMNSKTSAETLTKYLNTLYRHSRLPALSVLRGVPVLVVVGTRDYLTPVTHSEQIIKELPEAELLKIENSGHVVMLEKSDEVNAALIPFLEKIS; from the coding sequence ATGAGCCCGTCCAAGGCGGCCAAGACCGCGGGGATAGCCGGGGCCGTCGTCGGTGTCGCGGCGGCCGGGTTGGCCACGGCGTTCGCCGTGGAGCGGGTGCTGGTCCGGCGGTCGGTCAACAAGCCGGGGGACCCCTATGTGGACGAGCCGTTCGGGGACCAGCCGTTCGACGAGGAGTTGACGGTCACCGCGTCGGACGGCACCGACCTGCACGTCGAGATCGTCAACGCCCGCGCGCCGGAGGAGCCGCAGGCAAGGGCCGAAGCGCCCCGGCCGTCGTCGGCCAGGCGCTGGCTGGGCCGGATAAAAGCCGAAAAACCCGAAAAATCCGAGACCACTGACGGTACGGACGAAGCCGCGGCGCCCAAGCCGACGATCGTCTTCGTGCACGGCTTCGCCCTGGACATGGGCACGTTCTACTTCCAGCGCAAGGCCCTCGCCGAACGCGGCGACCACCGCATGGTCTTCTACGACCAGCCCGGGCACGGCCGTTCGTCGAAACTGCAGTCCGGGACGTACGACATCGCCGCGCTCGGCCGGTCGCTGGCGGCGGTGCTGGACGCGACCGTGCCGGACGGCCACATCATCCTGGTCGGCCACTCGATGGGCGGCATGACGATCATGGCGTTTGCCGAGCAGTTCCCGGAGTGGTTCGGCAACCGGGTGACCGGCGTGGTGCTGATGTCCACCTCGGCCGGCCTGTTCGACAAGGCCACGCTGGGCGTGAGCAACGTGGTGGCCCGGGTCAGCGCGCCGTTCTTCCCGCTCTGGGACAAGGCGGCCAAGCTCGGCGGCGGCACCATCGACCGGGCCCGGGTGGCCTCGTCCGACCTGGCCTGGCTGCTCACCCGGCGGTACGGGTTCGGCGAGTCCCAGCCCAGCCCGTCGCTCGTCACGTTCGTGGAGAGCATGAACTCCAAGACCTCGGCGGAGACGCTGACGAAGTACCTGAACACGCTCTACCGGCACAGCCGGCTGCCGGCCCTGTCCGTGCTGCGCGGCGTGCCGGTCCTGGTGGTGGTCGGCACCCGGGACTACCTCACCCCGGTGACCCACTCCGAGCAGATCATCAAGGAACTGCCCGAGGCCGAGCTGCTCAAGATAGAGAACAGCGGGCACGTGGTGATGCTGGAGAAGTCCGACGAGGTGAACGCGGCCCTGATCCCGTTCCTGGAGAAGATCTCGTGA